A stretch of Acidobacteriota bacterium DNA encodes these proteins:
- a CDS encoding winged helix-turn-helix domain-containing protein: MTSHTQFRLGAVLVDPEHLRLSSEAATLQVQPRVMDVIVALSRQGTALVSRPSLTEQVWGETHVGYHALARAICEARKAFATVAPDQEFVQTVPQRGYRMLVMREDVAEPRASPGPILPGSLFDSIKGRVALAMSAVVVLGLCTHAIDAHGSPLHLVSAAAIIGVILWSPLFAAADRSPAA, encoded by the coding sequence ATGACGTCGCACACACAATTTCGACTGGGAGCGGTGCTCGTTGACCCCGAACACCTGCGCTTGAGTTCCGAGGCGGCCACACTCCAAGTGCAGCCGCGGGTCATGGATGTGATCGTGGCCCTGTCCCGGCAGGGCACGGCACTCGTGTCGAGGCCCTCACTCACCGAGCAGGTGTGGGGAGAGACGCACGTTGGGTATCACGCCCTGGCACGCGCCATTTGCGAGGCGCGAAAGGCCTTTGCCACCGTGGCGCCTGATCAGGAATTCGTCCAAACAGTGCCCCAACGCGGATACCGCATGCTTGTGATGCGCGAGGATGTGGCCGAGCCGCGGGCGTCGCCCGGGCCGATACTGCCTGGTTCGCTGTTCGATTCGATCAAGGGCCGCGTCGCGCTTGCGATGAGTGCCGTGGTCGTCCTGGGCCTCTGCACGCACGCGATTGACGCGCATGGCTCGCCGCTGCACCTTGTGTCAGCCGCCGCCATCATCGGCGTCATTCTCTGGAGCCCACTTTTTGCAGCGGCGGACCGCTCTCCGGCTGCGTAA
- a CDS encoding TIM barrel protein: MLRRQFLTSTLLAGTGLALAGPRIWADALPQPARKFRLNYAPHFGMFREHSGADLVAQLEFMAAEGFTALEDNGMRGRTVADQELIGKTLARLNMKMGVFVAHTINWTEPTLTLGAGAHRDTFLKEVTESIDIAKRVGAKWMTVVPGHVDKRPHFDYQTAKVVETLRMAAKLLEPHGLVMVLEPLNTLRNHPGMFLTSSPQAYLVCKAVNSPSCKILFDIYHQQITEGNLIPNIDTAWDEIAYVQVGDNPGRNEPGTGEINYRNVFKHIHGKGFTGVVGMEHGNATRGRDGERAVINAYVAADAWT, from the coding sequence ATGCTCCGGCGTCAGTTCCTCACATCAACGCTCCTGGCCGGAACGGGTCTGGCCCTCGCCGGCCCCCGGATCTGGGCCGACGCGCTGCCGCAGCCCGCTCGCAAGTTCCGGCTCAACTATGCGCCGCACTTCGGAATGTTCCGTGAGCATTCCGGTGCCGACCTCGTGGCGCAGCTCGAGTTCATGGCCGCCGAAGGGTTCACGGCCCTTGAAGACAACGGCATGCGCGGCCGCACCGTGGCCGACCAGGAACTGATCGGCAAGACGCTGGCGCGGCTCAACATGAAGATGGGTGTGTTTGTGGCGCACACCATCAACTGGACGGAACCCACACTCACGCTTGGTGCGGGCGCGCATCGCGACACCTTCCTCAAAGAGGTGACGGAGTCGATCGACATCGCCAAACGTGTCGGCGCGAAGTGGATGACCGTCGTTCCCGGCCACGTGGATAAGCGCCCACACTTCGACTATCAAACCGCGAAGGTGGTCGAGACACTTCGCATGGCCGCGAAGTTGCTGGAACCGCACGGACTGGTGATGGTGCTTGAGCCGCTCAACACGCTACGGAATCACCCGGGCATGTTCCTGACGTCCAGCCCGCAGGCGTATCTGGTCTGCAAGGCCGTGAACAGTCCGTCGTGCAAGATCCTGTTCGACATCTACCACCAGCAGATTACCGAGGGGAATCTCATCCCCAACATCGACACAGCCTGGGACGAGATTGCGTACGTGCAGGTGGGCGACAACCCCGGCCGCAACGAACCGGGCACGGGTGAGATCAACTACCGCAATGTGTTCAAACACATTCACGGCAAGGGATTCACCGGCGTTGTCGGGATGGAACACGGCAACGCCACGCGCGGCCGTGACGGCGAACGAGCCGTGATCAACGCGTACGTGGCCGCCGACGCCTGGACCTGA
- a CDS encoding Gfo/Idh/MocA family oxidoreductase, whose translation MSDTKIPPVSRRTFLNTTAAAAAAMAWPGSAHGFHIWGSDVIRVGVIGCGGRGTGAAGDCLRGAEGVELVALGDLAPDRLSECRAQLAKLGASNAGIAAKMKVTDDKCFTGFDAYQKVINSGVDLVILASPPGYRPTHLAAAVEAGKHVFSEKPVAVDAAGIRSVLATYEKARAKNLGIGVGTQRRHQADYIETIERIQGGAIGQVMSGQVFWNQGGLWSRDRKSEWTDAEWQIRNWLYFAWLSGDHIVEQHVHNLDVANWVLGAHPVKATGVGGRQFRTDPKFGHIYDHFAVDYEYASGARIMSMCRQIPGSANRVGEWFVGTKGMSDASSKIVGDTPWTYKVPERRPNGYVQEHTDLVASIRTGRPYNELKQVAESTLTAIMGREAAYTGQEMTWEGVLNAKQDLTPPVGATDYGSLTVPPVPMPGKTKLERMWNE comes from the coding sequence ATGTCAGACACAAAGATTCCGCCCGTTTCGCGCCGCACCTTCCTCAACACCACTGCGGCAGCGGCCGCGGCGATGGCCTGGCCGGGCAGCGCGCACGGTTTCCACATCTGGGGCTCCGACGTCATCAGAGTCGGCGTCATCGGTTGTGGCGGACGAGGCACCGGCGCGGCAGGCGACTGCCTGCGCGGCGCCGAAGGCGTCGAACTTGTCGCACTGGGTGACCTCGCACCGGATCGCCTCTCGGAGTGCCGCGCGCAGCTTGCGAAACTCGGTGCATCAAACGCCGGCATTGCCGCCAAGATGAAGGTCACCGACGACAAGTGTTTCACCGGATTCGATGCGTACCAGAAGGTCATCAATTCGGGTGTGGACCTTGTGATTCTCGCCTCGCCCCCAGGCTATCGCCCCACCCACCTCGCCGCCGCAGTTGAAGCCGGCAAACACGTGTTCTCGGAGAAGCCGGTCGCGGTGGATGCCGCCGGCATCCGATCCGTGCTCGCGACATACGAGAAGGCGCGCGCGAAGAATCTCGGCATCGGCGTGGGCACACAGCGCCGTCACCAGGCCGATTACATCGAGACGATCGAGCGCATTCAGGGCGGCGCGATCGGCCAGGTCATGTCCGGCCAGGTCTTCTGGAATCAGGGCGGCCTCTGGTCGCGCGATCGCAAGTCCGAGTGGACCGACGCCGAGTGGCAGATCCGCAACTGGCTCTATTTCGCCTGGCTCTCCGGCGATCACATCGTCGAACAACACGTCCACAACCTGGACGTGGCCAACTGGGTGCTCGGTGCGCATCCGGTGAAAGCGACCGGCGTGGGCGGCCGGCAGTTCCGCACGGATCCGAAGTTCGGTCACATCTACGATCACTTCGCGGTGGACTATGAGTATGCGAGCGGCGCACGCATCATGAGCATGTGCCGTCAGATTCCCGGTTCCGCAAACCGGGTCGGCGAGTGGTTCGTCGGCACCAAGGGCATGTCGGATGCGTCGTCGAAAATTGTTGGCGACACGCCCTGGACGTACAAGGTGCCCGAACGGCGCCCGAACGGCTACGTGCAGGAGCACACAGACCTGGTGGCAAGCATCAGGACCGGCCGGCCGTACAACGAACTGAAGCAGGTGGCGGAAAGCACGTTGACTGCGATCATGGGACGCGAAGCCGCCTACACCGGTCAGGAAATGACGTGGGAGGGCGTGCTCAACGCGAAGCAGGACCTCACGCCTCCGGTGGGCGCCACCGACTACGGGTCACTAACCGTTCCGCCCGTGCCGATGCCGGGCAAAACCAAACTCGAACGTATGTGGAATGAGTAG
- a CDS encoding formylglycine-generating enzyme family protein, whose translation MAQRQNDLRGRFALVCGVATLAIVSLTAAPQEKDYREAIAGTTVTFDMVLVPKGASAGPFYIGRTEVTWDMYDVFALGLDTPGGRPAGSDGVARPSNPYGAPDYGWGHAGFPVISVTRQAAEAFTKWLSQKTGRVYRLPTEAEWQHVAALAAGPEALTPDALDGMGWHRNNASAHSHAVGTKAPDRLGLFDLFGNAAEWVMAKDGQLVTRGGSFRDGPDGIGPAGRAVQDEYWNERDPQLPKSRWWLSDGPFVGFRLVREIQ comes from the coding sequence GTGGCGCAGCGCCAAAACGACCTCAGAGGTCGTTTTGCACTGGTCTGCGGAGTCGCCACGCTGGCCATCGTATCGCTGACCGCGGCTCCCCAGGAGAAGGACTATCGCGAGGCCATCGCCGGCACCACCGTGACGTTCGACATGGTCCTGGTGCCCAAAGGCGCCAGCGCAGGTCCCTTTTACATCGGCCGAACCGAAGTGACCTGGGACATGTACGACGTTTTTGCGCTCGGCCTCGATACGCCTGGGGGCCGGCCGGCCGGCAGCGACGGTGTGGCGCGTCCGTCCAACCCGTACGGTGCACCCGACTACGGCTGGGGCCACGCCGGATTCCCGGTGATCAGCGTCACCCGACAGGCGGCGGAGGCCTTCACGAAATGGCTTTCGCAAAAGACTGGACGGGTTTATCGTCTACCCACGGAAGCCGAGTGGCAACATGTGGCCGCTCTCGCCGCAGGGCCGGAAGCGCTGACGCCGGACGCGCTCGACGGTATGGGGTGGCATCGGAACAATGCTTCCGCACACAGCCACGCGGTGGGGACAAAGGCGCCAGATCGGCTGGGCCTGTTTGATTTGTTTGGTAACGCTGCGGAATGGGTCATGGCGAAAGATGGCCAGCTCGTGACGCGGGGCGGATCATTTCGAGATGGTCCTGACGGCATCGGCCCGGCGGGCCGCGCAGTGCAGGACGAGTACTGGAACGAACGCGATCCGCAGTTGCCGAAGAGTCGGTGGTGGTTATCCGATGGCCCGTTTGTGGGCTTTCGATTGGTCAGAGAGATTCAGTAA
- a CDS encoding FAD:protein FMN transferase, with protein sequence MRIVLYARDEAAAIRAATAAFARIASLDRAMSDYRPDSEIRDLSRLSPAPVIVSQDVFRVVARAIAISRDTDGAFDPTVAPLVALWRDARTTGRLPARAAIDAARARTGWRRVELDAARSSIRLPDPGMRIDLGGIAKGDILQAALTTLRDAGVGVALVDAGGDIVAGDAPPGQAGWRIAVPETTSEVVLPVGTQNDLRGRFVYIANAALATSGPAAQFVQIDGVRYSHVVDPRTGWALTTSVTAHVIAADGATADALATAATVAGARGLDAIRARFPEARIYLVESVGGTAAVR encoded by the coding sequence GTGCGAATCGTACTGTACGCCAGGGACGAAGCGGCGGCCATCCGAGCCGCGACCGCCGCGTTTGCGCGCATCGCGTCGCTCGACCGGGCGATGAGCGACTATCGGCCCGACAGCGAGATCCGCGACCTCTCGCGCCTCTCACCTGCGCCCGTCATCGTCTCCCAGGACGTCTTTCGCGTCGTCGCCCGCGCGATCGCGATCTCGCGGGACACCGACGGCGCCTTCGACCCCACGGTCGCGCCGCTCGTCGCGCTGTGGCGCGACGCGCGGACGACCGGGCGCCTGCCCGCACGCGCGGCGATCGACGCCGCGCGTGCGCGGACGGGCTGGCGCCGCGTCGAACTGGACGCGGCGCGGTCGTCGATCCGCCTGCCCGATCCGGGCATGCGGATCGACCTGGGCGGCATCGCGAAAGGCGACATCCTGCAGGCCGCCCTGACGACGCTGCGCGACGCCGGGGTCGGCGTCGCGCTCGTCGACGCGGGCGGCGACATCGTGGCGGGCGATGCGCCACCCGGCCAGGCCGGGTGGCGCATCGCGGTGCCCGAAACGACCTCTGAGGTCGTTTTGCCCGTGGGTACACAAAACGACCTCAGAGGTCGTTTCGTGTACATCGCCAACGCCGCGCTCGCCACCTCCGGACCCGCCGCCCAGTTCGTCCAGATCGACGGCGTGCGCTACTCGCACGTCGTCGATCCGCGCACCGGCTGGGCGCTGACGACAAGCGTCACCGCACACGTGATCGCCGCCGATGGCGCCACGGCCGACGCGCTGGCCACGGCGGCCACCGTGGCCGGGGCACGCGGCCTTGACGCCATTCGCGCCCGCTTCCCCGAGGCGCGCATTTATCTCGTCGAATCGGTAGGCGGCACCGCCGCAGTGCGATAA
- a CDS encoding DUF1080 domain-containing protein, with amino-acid sequence MKKVLIACLLAMAAATPHAQMAGPRFEWIQLFNGKDLTGWTPKFSKHELGVNLHDTFRVEEGLLKVRYDKWTAFAGEFGHLFYKDAFSYYLIAAEYRFVGEQLPSAGPGLGWAVRNNGLMLHSQAPATMVKDQDFPISIEVQLLGGPGNGSLRSTANLCTPGTHVMMRGQLRTAHCTNAKSKTYDGDQWVRVEVLVQGDEVIRHIIENETVLDYEKPQIGGGNASPTDPAVKKDGTVLTEGFIAIQSETAPTDFRKIELVNLEGCADPKATNYRSYIIKANTGMCLYK; translated from the coding sequence ATGAAGAAGGTCTTGATTGCGTGTCTGCTGGCGATGGCCGCCGCCACGCCGCACGCGCAGATGGCTGGGCCGCGATTCGAGTGGATTCAGCTCTTTAATGGCAAGGACCTGACGGGGTGGACGCCCAAGTTCTCGAAGCACGAGCTTGGGGTCAATCTGCACGACACCTTCCGCGTGGAAGAGGGCCTCCTGAAAGTGCGGTACGACAAATGGACCGCCTTCGCGGGCGAGTTTGGCCACTTGTTCTACAAGGACGCGTTTTCGTACTACCTGATCGCGGCCGAGTACCGGTTTGTCGGTGAACAGCTGCCCTCGGCGGGTCCCGGACTTGGATGGGCCGTGCGCAACAACGGCCTGATGTTGCATTCGCAGGCGCCGGCCACGATGGTCAAGGACCAGGACTTTCCGATTTCTATCGAAGTGCAGCTTCTGGGCGGGCCGGGGAATGGCTCGCTGCGGTCTACCGCGAACCTCTGCACACCAGGCACACATGTCATGATGCGCGGCCAGTTGCGCACGGCGCATTGCACCAACGCCAAGTCCAAGACCTACGATGGCGATCAGTGGGTGCGCGTGGAGGTGCTGGTGCAGGGCGACGAGGTGATCCGCCACATCATCGAGAACGAGACGGTACTCGATTACGAGAAGCCCCAGATCGGCGGCGGCAACGCATCGCCTACCGACCCGGCGGTGAAAAAAGATGGCACCGTACTGACCGAAGGGTTCATTGCCATTCAGTCGGAAACCGCGCCCACCGACTTCCGGAAGATCGAACTCGTGAATCTCGAAGGCTGTGCGGATCCGAAGGCTACGAACTACCGGTCCTACATCATCAAGGCCAACACGGGAATGTGCCTCTACAAGTAA
- a CDS encoding Gfo/Idh/MocA family oxidoreductase, which translates to MGTGELMADRVLGVGLVGVGWVAAQHLQAFKGNSRTRIVALCGRDESRARKKLADAGVHVPEARFTTRYRDLLTAPDIDIISIATPNHLHAAQAVAAARAGKHLLLEKPTGLDHAELKQIRQAVTRSGVRTIVSFELHYNPYLRFAKWLREEGWLGRLVFARFQYLSRVTDWYSGWSWVRTNKSGRSHLLAAGCHAVDALRWCTGLEVMDVSAFHTKVTRGYQWPTSIVVNLTMDSGRKTAPVLAQLTSSTDLQLPYTFGVEMMGDRASLRDDLILWNETPVDLAALRAACPFDDVTFEEAKTQTGASAIRIKTAMPGSADVAHHPFQGEIDELVACIFEDRETHLNVHDAELTMRVCLAADRSGALHGRPVRV; encoded by the coding sequence TTGGGAACTGGGGAACTGATGGCGGATCGTGTGTTGGGTGTTGGGCTCGTGGGTGTGGGATGGGTGGCGGCGCAGCATCTGCAGGCGTTCAAAGGGAATTCGCGCACGCGCATCGTCGCCCTGTGTGGACGTGATGAAAGCCGGGCGCGAAAGAAGTTGGCTGATGCGGGCGTCCACGTACCAGAGGCCAGGTTTACTACCCGCTACCGCGACCTGCTGACCGCTCCAGACATCGACATCATTTCGATCGCCACGCCGAACCATCTCCATGCTGCCCAGGCCGTGGCTGCGGCGCGCGCCGGCAAGCACCTTCTGCTCGAGAAGCCGACAGGACTCGACCACGCCGAGTTGAAGCAGATTCGTCAGGCGGTCACCCGTTCGGGCGTGCGCACCATCGTGTCCTTTGAGCTCCACTACAACCCGTACCTCCGCTTCGCGAAATGGCTGCGCGAAGAAGGTTGGCTGGGTCGCCTGGTCTTTGCGAGATTCCAGTACCTGTCACGCGTGACCGACTGGTATTCCGGCTGGTCGTGGGTACGGACCAACAAAAGCGGCCGCAGCCACTTGCTGGCGGCCGGGTGCCATGCCGTGGATGCACTCAGATGGTGCACCGGCCTTGAAGTGATGGACGTCTCGGCGTTCCACACGAAGGTGACGCGGGGTTATCAGTGGCCCACATCAATTGTCGTGAACCTCACCATGGACTCGGGTCGAAAGACGGCTCCGGTATTGGCCCAATTGACCAGCTCCACCGACCTCCAGTTGCCGTACACTTTTGGGGTCGAGATGATGGGAGACCGCGCGTCGCTTCGAGACGACTTGATTCTCTGGAACGAGACACCCGTTGATCTGGCCGCCCTGCGCGCGGCCTGCCCGTTTGACGATGTGACGTTCGAAGAAGCGAAGACCCAGACCGGCGCGTCAGCCATCAGAATCAAGACAGCGATGCCGGGATCGGCCGACGTAGCGCACCATCCGTTTCAAGGCGAAATCGACGAACTCGTGGCCTGCATCTTCGAGGATCGCGAGACCCACCTGAATGTCCATGACGCAGAGTTGACGATGCGAGTGTGCCTGGCCGCAGACCGCTCTGGAGCCCTGCACGGCAGGCCCGTGCGGGTGTAG
- a CDS encoding TIM barrel protein translates to MITNWTRRRFLTSTVAGVTALPVARALAWAQAPRPAPLFKISLAQWSLHRELQSKRLDHLDFAKTAKQDFGIEAIEYVNSFFKDKARDAAYLKEMNTRAAGEGVTQHLIMCDGEGQLGDPDAAKRGVAVENHRKWVEAAKTLGCATIRVNAASAGSFDEQQKLAADGLRRLTEIGASMDINVVVENHGGLSSNGQWLAGVMKMVGHPRCGTLPDFGNFYEYDRYQGVADLMPFAKAVSAKTHDFDEAGNDTNKDYRRLMKTVLDAGFHSWVGIEYEGSKIPEREGISRTKQLLERVRDEFARTRMGVFHD, encoded by the coding sequence ATGATCACAAACTGGACCCGGCGACGATTTCTCACCTCCACTGTGGCCGGCGTAACCGCGCTGCCTGTGGCGCGCGCCCTGGCCTGGGCGCAGGCCCCGCGGCCGGCTCCGCTCTTCAAGATTTCGCTGGCGCAGTGGTCGCTGCATCGCGAACTGCAGTCGAAGCGGCTCGATCACCTGGACTTCGCAAAGACCGCAAAGCAGGACTTCGGTATCGAAGCCATCGAGTACGTGAACAGCTTCTTCAAAGACAAGGCGCGCGACGCTGCGTACCTCAAGGAGATGAACACGCGGGCCGCTGGGGAAGGCGTGACCCAGCACCTGATCATGTGCGACGGCGAAGGCCAGTTGGGTGATCCGGATGCGGCCAAGCGCGGCGTCGCTGTTGAAAATCACCGGAAGTGGGTGGAGGCTGCCAAAACACTGGGGTGCGCCACCATTCGGGTGAACGCGGCCAGCGCGGGGAGTTTCGACGAACAGCAGAAGCTGGCGGCCGATGGACTGAGGCGCTTGACGGAAATCGGCGCGTCCATGGACATCAATGTGGTGGTTGAAAACCACGGTGGCCTGTCGTCAAACGGGCAATGGCTCGCCGGTGTCATGAAGATGGTGGGCCACCCCCGGTGCGGCACCCTGCCGGACTTTGGCAATTTCTACGAATACGACCGCTACCAGGGTGTGGCAGACCTCATGCCGTTTGCCAAAGCGGTGTCGGCCAAGACCCACGACTTTGACGAGGCCGGCAACGATACAAACAAAGACTATCGGCGCCTGATGAAGACCGTGCTCGACGCCGGTTTCCACTCCTGGGTGGGCATCGAGTACGAGGGATCGAAGATCCCCGAGCGCGAAGGCATCTCCAGGACGAAGCAGCTACTTGAACGTGTGCGTGACGAGTTCGCCCGCACGAGGATGGGAGTGTTCCATGACTGA
- a CDS encoding Gfo/Idh/MocA family oxidoreductase, whose translation MTESKSRRDFLRKAAAAAALASAFGESARGAGDDPADDFEPIPQAQARAPIGADGVVNVGVIGTGGMGTGHCDALARFAAESKAIRVAALCDLCDPRVQNAKTRVDKAQGGDVPTYRRHEDLLARPDIHGVLIASPEHWHARLAEDAIKAGKDVYVEKPMTINLKDALRLRKVVKANPGAIVVVGTQFVMTPSYMAAETLVKEGAIGKPVWSQTSYCRNSKTGEWNYYALDPAWKPGENLDWERWCKPLGKAKWSPEIYARWRRYKKYSSGIIGDLLVHHVTPTLKALTEVGWPVKVVATGGHYIDKAMENPDQININVEFEHDHSMMIAGSTCNELGVERIIRGHKANLFVGGRNAVIRPERIWADEIEEREIPPPPGPVLDPQEALRRHWIDCIRTRQAPRSDVELGTKVMVIVDLAQRSFWEGGAFGFDPRSGKVKRL comes from the coding sequence ATGACTGAATCAAAATCGCGTCGCGACTTTCTCCGTAAGGCCGCGGCCGCCGCGGCATTGGCGTCGGCATTCGGTGAGTCCGCGCGTGGCGCCGGCGACGATCCGGCTGACGATTTCGAACCCATTCCGCAGGCGCAGGCCCGTGCGCCGATTGGCGCGGACGGCGTCGTGAACGTCGGCGTTATTGGCACCGGCGGCATGGGCACGGGCCACTGCGATGCGCTGGCGCGGTTCGCCGCGGAGTCGAAGGCGATTCGCGTCGCGGCCCTCTGCGACCTGTGCGATCCGCGGGTGCAGAACGCCAAGACGCGGGTGGACAAAGCGCAGGGCGGCGACGTGCCAACCTACCGGCGCCATGAAGATCTGCTCGCAAGGCCCGACATCCACGGCGTGTTGATTGCGTCGCCGGAACACTGGCACGCGCGGTTGGCCGAGGATGCGATCAAGGCCGGCAAGGACGTGTACGTCGAGAAGCCGATGACCATCAACCTCAAGGACGCCCTGCGCCTGAGGAAAGTGGTCAAAGCCAATCCCGGCGCCATTGTCGTCGTTGGTACGCAGTTCGTGATGACGCCCAGTTACATGGCCGCCGAGACGCTGGTGAAAGAGGGCGCCATCGGCAAGCCGGTGTGGAGCCAGACCAGCTATTGCCGGAACTCGAAGACGGGCGAGTGGAATTACTATGCGCTTGATCCGGCCTGGAAGCCGGGCGAGAACCTCGACTGGGAACGCTGGTGCAAACCACTGGGCAAGGCAAAGTGGAGTCCCGAAATCTACGCGCGCTGGCGCCGGTACAAGAAGTATTCGTCGGGCATCATCGGCGATCTGCTGGTGCATCACGTCACGCCCACCCTCAAGGCCCTGACGGAAGTGGGCTGGCCGGTGAAGGTGGTGGCCACCGGCGGCCACTACATCGACAAGGCGATGGAGAACCCCGACCAGATCAACATCAACGTGGAGTTCGAGCACGACCACTCGATGATGATTGCCGGTTCCACCTGCAATGAACTGGGCGTGGAGCGGATCATCCGCGGGCACAAGGCCAACCTGTTCGTGGGTGGGCGGAACGCGGTGATTCGTCCTGAGCGCATCTGGGCTGACGAGATCGAAGAACGCGAAATTCCACCGCCGCCCGGACCGGTACTCGACCCGCAGGAAGCACTGCGTCGTCACTGGATTGACTGCATCCGCACGCGGCAGGCGCCGCGAAGCGATGTGGAGCTGGGTACCAAGGTCATGGTGATCGTTGACCTGGCGCAGCGGTCGTTCTGGGAAGGTGGCGCGTTTGGTTTCGATCCGCGCAGCGGAAAGGTCAAGCGGCTCTGA
- a CDS encoding FAD:protein FMN transferase yields the protein MGTRFELAIVMDEAQQSEAQLRAIGELALREIDDWHQRLTRFEADSWLSHVNRTAADEAVPLDDEMCALFADAIAVWRDSDGAFDIARGHGAAMVLDSGTQTLRFLHDRVSLDLGAIGKGHALDCAAQCLRHHGVTRALVQGGTSSGIVMGAPPVGRSWRIGLSSASVSGEIADAIDLADSSFSVSDDGSQVQAPGGRHIVDHRPTGDVCRRHASRRVVVTGPSARLTDAWSTALVVLGEVPPAFPSGYAARFIGKER from the coding sequence ATGGGCACGCGCTTCGAGTTGGCGATCGTGATGGACGAGGCGCAGCAGTCTGAGGCTCAGTTGCGCGCCATTGGGGAGCTTGCCCTGCGCGAAATCGACGACTGGCATCAGCGCCTCACGCGCTTCGAGGCCGACAGCTGGCTCTCGCACGTCAATCGCACTGCCGCTGACGAGGCCGTGCCGCTGGATGATGAGATGTGCGCATTGTTTGCCGACGCGATCGCGGTATGGCGCGATTCCGATGGCGCATTCGACATCGCGCGAGGTCATGGCGCCGCCATGGTGTTGGATTCAGGCACGCAGACGCTGCGATTCCTGCATGATCGGGTATCTCTCGATTTGGGCGCGATCGGCAAAGGCCACGCGCTGGATTGCGCCGCGCAGTGTTTGCGGCACCACGGAGTGACGCGCGCGCTCGTGCAGGGCGGCACCAGCAGCGGGATCGTGATGGGCGCGCCTCCTGTCGGCCGGTCGTGGCGCATCGGCCTCTCGTCCGCATCCGTTTCAGGTGAGATTGCCGATGCAATCGATCTTGCTGATTCGTCCTTCTCGGTGTCTGATGACGGAAGCCAGGTCCAGGCGCCGGGTGGCAGGCACATCGTGGACCACCGGCCGACGGGCGACGTATGTAGGCGGCACGCGTCTCGACGGGTGGTTGTCACCGGGCCGTCCGCGCGGTTGACCGACGCCTGGTCCACGGCGCTTGTCGTGTTGGGCGAAGTGCCGCCGGCGTTTCCCAGCGGATACGCTGCACGTTTTATTGGGAAGGAACGTTGA